A single region of the Candidatus Protochlamydia amoebophila UWE25 genome encodes:
- a CDS encoding ABC transporter ATP-binding protein, which translates to MKEIAVKCRGITKSYGTKENRVDALKGINLDIHQSELTLLVGPSGSGKTTLLSIISTILTPDEGELYLFEHEIHRMSEKEKALFRRDQLGIVFQSLLLIPTLTVLENVSLPLLVAGHTQEAAERKARQFLEYLKMAHRSHVSPASLSKGQQQRVAIARAMTNESKIIVCDEPTSALDQTSGIEAMNLLKELSSNHSKAILVVTHDHRIFSFADRVVEMSDGQILSSGKI; encoded by the coding sequence ATGAAAGAAATAGCAGTTAAATGTCGAGGAATTACAAAAAGTTATGGAACAAAAGAGAATCGAGTCGATGCTTTAAAAGGAATTAATCTTGACATACATCAAAGTGAGCTCACCCTTTTGGTAGGGCCATCAGGATCTGGAAAAACAACTTTATTATCCATTATTTCGACAATTCTCACACCAGATGAAGGCGAACTTTATTTATTCGAACATGAAATTCATCGGATGAGCGAAAAAGAAAAAGCTTTATTTCGTCGAGATCAACTAGGAATTGTTTTTCAATCCTTACTTTTGATTCCCACTTTGACCGTTTTAGAGAATGTCTCTCTTCCTCTTCTTGTCGCTGGGCATACCCAAGAAGCGGCCGAAAGAAAAGCTAGGCAATTTTTAGAATACCTTAAAATGGCCCATCGGTCTCACGTATCTCCCGCTTCTCTGTCTAAAGGGCAGCAACAACGTGTTGCTATTGCTCGAGCCATGACAAATGAATCTAAAATCATTGTTTGCGATGAACCAACAAGCGCTCTAGATCAAACTTCAGGAATAGAAGCTATGAATCTATTAAAAGAACTTTCGTCTAATCATTCAAAAGCTATTTTAGTCGTCACTCATGATCATCGCATATTTTCATTTGCGGATAGAGTTGTTGAAATGAGTGATGGACAAATCTTATCATCTGGAAAAATATGA
- a CDS encoding IS5 family transposase (programmed frameshift): protein MTHSYPSDISREQFDKIKPILESIRKKTRPRKIDLYDVFCGVLYTLKSGCQWRMLPKEYPKWEICYYYFTLWSKKDQQTSESILEQVLKKNRVGEVRQSSGRNEKTSFIIVDAQSVKNTDTAESKGYDAGKKISGIKRHIAVDTQGLPHAIHITTANVTDRKRALEACLLNKSVLSEVKNILADRGYSGEPFSNGIHEIWGCTVEITKRNELHAFKVIAKRWIVERSFSWLEKCRRLWKNCERKLNTSLNLVILAFVVLLLKRF from the exons ATGACGCATTCTTATCCAAGCGATATTTCTAGAGAACAATTTGATAAAATCAAGCCAATCCTTGAATCTATCCGAAAGAAAACACGTCCCCGAAAGATAGATCTTTATGATGTTTTTTGTGGGGTTTTATACACTTTGAAAAGTGGTTGTCAGTGGCGTATGTTGCCAAAAGAATATCCTAAATGGGAAATATGCTATTATTATTTCACTCTTTGGTCTAAAAAAGATCAACAAACTTCTGAAAGTATTCTAGAACAAGTTTTAAAAAAAAATCG CGTTGGAGAGGTTCGACAAAGCAGTGGTCGGAACGAGAAAACCAGTTTTATCATAGTTGATGCGCAAAGCGTTAAGAATACCGATACAGCTGAAAGTAAAGGCTATGATGCAGGAAAAAAAATCTCAGGTATCAAACGGCACATAGCAGTAGACACTCAAGGATTGCCTCATGCCATTCATATAACCACAGCAAATGTTACTGATAGAAAAAGAGCTCTAGAAGCATGTTTACTGAATAAGAGTGTTTTGTCTGAAGTAAAAAATATTTTAGCAGATAGAGGATATTCTGGAGAACCATTTTCAAATGGTATTCATGAGATATGGGGATGTACAGTAGAGATAACGAAAAGAAACGAATTGCATGCTTTTAAAGTGATTGCGAAAAGATGGATCGTAGAGCGTTCTTTTAGCTGGTTAGAAAAATGCAGAAGGTTATGGAAGAACTGCGAAAGAAAATTGAATACAAGCTTAAATCTGGTCATTTTGGCGTTTGTGGTTCTCCTTTTAAAAAGATTTTAA
- a CDS encoding tyrosine-type recombinase/integrase — MGSNILTCPVRTLNDWLNCSKISEGPLFRPINRHGQIMDKALTSKSVALIIKRNKHLEKQKHSFSGHSLRAGFATTAAIFGVSEHLIMKQTGHKSSDTIRRYIRLGNMWTENAATKIGL, encoded by the coding sequence ATGGGATCAAACATTCTCACTTGCCCTGTCAGAACCTTAAATGATTGGCTTAATTGTTCTAAAATTAGCGAAGGGCCATTATTTCGACCGATTAATCGGCATGGTCAAATCATGGATAAAGCCTTAACTTCCAAATCCGTCGCATTGATTATTAAGCGGAACAAACATTTAGAAAAGCAGAAACATTCATTTTCAGGTCATAGCTTACGGGCTGGATTTGCTACAACTGCTGCCATCTTTGGTGTTTCTGAGCACCTGATCATGAAACAAACGGGCCATAAAAGCTCTGATACCATTAGAAGATATATTCGATTGGGAAATATGTGGACGGAAAATGCCGCTACTAAAATTGGTTTATAA
- a CDS encoding leucine-rich repeat domain-containing protein has translation MNISNFGLNSSHLVRTTAPSYDPPQDINDQLENENTPLGNPLPNLEESSTPTIPASALSPSSDEIQLSFQEGTFLTISPSQLDLLREKSYYFKNLWSGQFQETLQHPLDLTQKDFTLLLNFLMDANFKVPLEEITSAIQLADYYELTEVVKNLEEQLIDGYESQRFEPFNSTEESLVGLKKLLNFAHRCQLNRLKDYLESTVVNALLNQTFQLAEFERIINHLSDEIEALDFFNNIYLTDAHLLALKNCKNLKILHFKNCRVITDAGLAHLTPLTSLQRLNLSKLWCITDAGLAHLTTLKALQHLDLSQCSKLTDDGLAHLTPLTALQHLGLNYCENLTDAGLAHLTLLTGLQHLDLSNCKNLTDAGLAHLTSLMALQHLDLSWCLKLTDAGLAHLTSLTGLQHLDLSNCKNLTDAGLAHLTSLMALQHLNLSWCLKLTDAGLAHLTPLTALQHLNLSRYNLTYAGLAHLTSLTGLQHLDLSGSRKLIDAGLAHLRPLVALQHLNLTGCWKLTDAGLAHLSPLKALQTLGLSWCQNLTGAGLAHLKPLVALQYLDLSNCNNLTDAGLAHLRPLVALQHLNLTGCWKLTDAGLAHLTSLMALQHLNLSWCLKLTDAGLAHLKPLVALQHLDLSNCNNLTDEGLTHLRPLVALQHLNLSRYNLTDDGLAHLTPLTTLQYLDLSSCYNLTDAGLAHFKTVAASLNLKIIR, from the coding sequence TTGAATATTTCTAATTTTGGGCTTAATTCTAGTCATCTTGTCCGTACAACGGCTCCATCTTATGATCCCCCGCAAGACATTAACGATCAACTTGAGAATGAAAATACTCCCTTAGGCAATCCTTTGCCTAATTTAGAAGAAAGTAGTACGCCAACGATCCCAGCTTCCGCTCTTTCACCTTCATCTGATGAAATTCAACTGAGCTTTCAAGAGGGAACTTTTCTAACTATTTCTCCTTCTCAGCTAGATTTATTAAGGGAAAAATCATATTACTTTAAGAATCTATGGTCGGGGCAATTTCAAGAAACCCTGCAACACCCTCTCGATTTAACACAAAAAGACTTTACGCTTTTGCTTAATTTCCTGATGGACGCTAACTTTAAAGTTCCCTTAGAAGAAATTACTTCTGCCATTCAACTCGCCGATTATTATGAATTGACAGAAGTGGTGAAGAATTTAGAAGAACAGCTGATAGATGGGTACGAATCTCAGAGATTTGAACCTTTTAACTCCACTGAAGAAAGTTTAGTCGGATTAAAAAAACTTTTAAATTTTGCACATCGCTGTCAATTAAATAGATTGAAGGATTATTTAGAATCGACCGTTGTGAACGCCTTATTAAACCAGACTTTTCAGTTAGCGGAGTTTGAAAGAATTATAAATCACCTCTCAGATGAGATAGAAGCTCTTGATTTTTTTAACAATATTTATTTGACCGATGCCCATCTTTTAGCATTAAAAAATTGTAAAAATTTAAAAATACTTCATTTTAAGAATTGTCGAGTCATCACTGATGCAGGATTAGCACATTTAACACCCTTAACGTCTTTACAGCGTTTAAATCTAAGCAAACTATGGTGTATCACCGATGCTGGATTAGCCCATTTGACAACTTTAAAGGCTTTGCAGCATCTAGATCTAAGCCAATGCAGTAAACTCACTGACGATGGATTAGCACATTTAACACCCTTAACAGCTTTGCAGCATTTAGGTCTAAATTACTGTGAGAATCTCACCGATGCAGGATTAGCCCATTTGACACTCTTAACGGGTTTGCAGCATCTTGATTTAAGCAATTGTAAGAATCTTACCGATGCAGGATTGGCGCATTTAACATCCTTAATGGCTTTGCAGCATCTAGATCTAAGTTGGTGCCTTAAACTCACCGATGCAGGATTAGCCCATTTGACATCTTTAACGGGTTTGCAGCATCTAGATTTAAGCAATTGTAAGAATCTTACCGATGCAGGATTGGCGCATTTAACATCCTTAATGGCTTTGCAGCATCTAAATCTAAGTTGGTGCCTTAAACTCACCGATGCAGGATTAGCCCATTTGACACCCTTAACGGCCTTGCAGCATCTAAATCTGAGTAGATATAATCTCACGTATGCTGGATTAGCGCATTTGACATCTTTAACGGGTTTGCAGCATCTAGATTTAAGCGGAAGCAGGAAACTTATTGATGCAGGATTAGCCCATTTGAGGCCCTTAGTAGCTTTACAGCATTTAAATCTGACGGGATGCTGGAAACTCACCGATGCAGGATTAGCCCATTTGTCACCCTTAAAGGCTTTGCAAACTCTAGGTCTAAGTTGGTGCCAGAATCTTACGGGTGCTGGATTAGCCCATTTGAAACCTTTAGTAGCTTTGCAGTATTTAGATTTAAGTAATTGCAATAATCTCACTGATGCTGGATTAGCCCATTTGAGGCCCTTAGTAGCTTTACAGCATTTAAATCTGACGGGATGCTGGAAACTCACCGATGCAGGATTGGCGCATTTAACATCCTTAATGGCTTTGCAGCATCTAAATCTAAGTTGGTGCCTTAAACTCACCGATGCAGGATTAGCCCATTTGAAACCTTTAGTAGCTTTGCAGCATTTAGATTTAAGTAATTGCAATAATCTCACTGATGAGGGATTAACCCATTTGAGGCCCTTAGTGGCTTTACAGCATTTAAATCTGAGTAGATATAATCTCACCGATGATGGATTAGCGCATTTGACACCCTTAACGACTTTGCAATATCTAGATCTGAGTAGTTGCTATAATCTCACCGATGCAGGATTAGCACATTTTAAAACTGTAGCAGCTTCGCTCAATTTAAAAATTATTAGGTAG
- a CDS encoding M4 family metallopeptidase: MNKYASLSEAFNSPSLYQETQIGSFTSGGLKQLGYLPLECKNEDERKLCSTIHGIVEEIKKFYWTTFQLVGVDGEGKIPPFFVHYPEKNAYYAPWKKECFAFNNEFASQPDVVCHEMTHAVIENHNPLGNQGQAGALNEAIADIVAIVFKQKKCLDVIDNRWKISTLRDLSQPPKQFKSVDNYNKGNDFGHVHDNSLIISHTFYLASTNLDYDPTHCDLLLGIWLKSMLELEDKTFRGFKSKTLEANEEVFFQGGSIIINAIKKAWQKTSHLFPKT, from the coding sequence ATGAATAAATATGCATCTTTGTCAGAAGCTTTTAATAGTCCCTCACTCTATCAAGAAACACAGATTGGTTCCTTTACCAGTGGAGGACTTAAACAGCTAGGTTACCTACCGCTTGAATGTAAAAATGAAGACGAAAGAAAACTTTGTTCAACGATTCATGGAATAGTGGAAGAAATAAAAAAATTTTATTGGACTACTTTTCAACTAGTCGGTGTAGATGGAGAAGGAAAGATCCCGCCATTTTTTGTCCATTATCCTGAAAAAAACGCCTATTATGCTCCTTGGAAAAAGGAATGTTTCGCTTTTAATAACGAATTTGCTTCTCAGCCAGATGTTGTGTGTCATGAAATGACGCATGCCGTGATTGAAAATCATAATCCACTTGGTAACCAAGGACAAGCAGGGGCATTAAATGAAGCAATTGCGGATATTGTTGCTATAGTATTTAAACAAAAAAAATGCTTAGATGTTATTGATAACCGTTGGAAAATTAGTACTCTTCGTGATTTAAGCCAACCTCCTAAACAATTTAAGTCCGTAGATAACTATAACAAAGGCAATGACTTTGGACATGTGCATGACAATAGTTTAATTATTAGCCACACATTTTATCTTGCTTCAACAAACCTGGACTATGATCCAACACATTGTGATTTGCTTTTAGGAATTTGGTTGAAGTCGATGTTGGAACTTGAAGATAAAACTTTTAGAGGATTTAAAAGTAAGACACTCGAAGCTAATGAGGAAGTTTTTTTTCAAGGTGGCAGTATTATTATCAATGCAATCAAGAAAGCTTGGCAAAAAACCTCTCATTTGTTTCCAAAGACATAA
- a CDS encoding HlyD family secretion protein → MKRSYFFIICALSIASLFLIVFSMWKESHPKEALKVLNIKRPVSPFSSYIAAVGVVEAGSENIFIGTPINRIVDKIFVTVGNEVHQGDPLIQFENRDLEANLKIQELAYQIAQAHVQKLESFPRKEDLQSAEASLKKADIEYLLAKNQYEMTRGMQDSRALSQEEMNRRLFRYQEAEVNKNQMQANMEKIQAGTWLPDLKIAQLEALQTKARMNAAKIDIERTLLRSPIIGRILQINIHEGEYAGQDSSKMPMIVLGNTNEKHLEVSINQFNAPYFKSDAPAVAFLQGDSNIKFQLEFIKFEPYLVNKQNFTNNLTEKVDSKVLKVTYRFKENDQNIFVGQVMDVFIQAEYPWK, encoded by the coding sequence ATGAAACGATCTTACTTTTTTATTATTTGTGCTTTGAGCATAGCTTCCCTATTTTTAATTGTTTTTTCCATGTGGAAAGAATCTCACCCCAAAGAAGCCCTTAAGGTTTTAAACATCAAAAGACCCGTGTCTCCTTTTAGTTCTTACATTGCTGCTGTAGGAGTTGTCGAAGCTGGTAGCGAAAATATTTTTATTGGAACCCCCATCAATCGAATTGTAGATAAAATTTTTGTGACTGTCGGCAATGAAGTGCATCAAGGCGATCCGCTCATTCAATTTGAAAATCGCGATTTAGAAGCCAACTTAAAAATACAAGAATTAGCTTATCAAATCGCTCAAGCTCATGTTCAAAAATTAGAATCTTTTCCAAGAAAAGAAGATCTTCAATCTGCTGAAGCCTCATTAAAAAAAGCTGACATTGAGTACCTTCTTGCTAAAAACCAATATGAAATGACGCGTGGAATGCAAGATAGTCGCGCATTAAGCCAAGAAGAAATGAACCGTCGTCTGTTTCGTTATCAAGAGGCTGAAGTTAATAAAAATCAAATGCAAGCAAATATGGAGAAAATCCAAGCCGGAACCTGGCTACCGGATCTAAAAATCGCGCAACTAGAGGCCCTTCAAACGAAAGCTCGCATGAATGCTGCCAAAATAGATATAGAGAGAACACTTCTTCGCTCACCAATCATTGGTAGAATTTTGCAAATCAACATTCATGAAGGAGAATATGCTGGGCAAGATAGCTCTAAAATGCCTATGATTGTCCTTGGTAACACCAATGAAAAACATTTAGAGGTAAGCATTAACCAATTTAATGCCCCCTATTTTAAATCAGATGCCCCAGCAGTTGCCTTTTTGCAAGGGGATTCTAATATCAAATTTCAACTTGAGTTCATCAAATTCGAACCTTATTTGGTTAACAAACAAAATTTTACTAATAACCTAACGGAAAAAGTGGATAGTAAAGTGTTAAAAGTGACTTACCGCTTTAAGGAAAATGATCAAAATATTTTTGTTGGACAGGTGATGGATGTTTTTATTCAAGCTGAATACCCTTGGAAATAA
- a CDS encoding tyrosine-type recombinase/integrase: MDKINSRDCLIGKVILQGGKRVSEVLSLQIHQIDWERCEITFPQSKMKGVYKETVITYSNSIMERLREHIGERKGHVFITRFGKPVMINQVAVTFAKAGKEAGIPFKITPHVLRASAVTYLKQQGFQDSDIMRVTGHASSEMVYAYDKSARSDNASKKVNLIP, translated from the coding sequence CTGGATAAAATTAATTCACGTGATTGTTTAATCGGGAAAGTGATTTTACAGGGTGGTAAGCGCGTAAGTGAGGTCTTGTCTCTACAAATTCACCAGATTGATTGGGAGCGCTGTGAAATCACATTTCCTCAGTCTAAAATGAAGGGAGTGTACAAAGAGACTGTTATTACCTATTCAAATAGCATTATGGAAAGGCTTCGAGAGCATATTGGCGAGAGAAAAGGACATGTTTTCATTACGAGATTTGGAAAGCCTGTGATGATCAATCAAGTCGCTGTGACATTTGCCAAAGCTGGGAAAGAGGCCGGTATTCCGTTTAAAATCACCCCGCACGTCTTGAGGGCATCTGCTGTCACTTATCTTAAACAGCAGGGATTTCAAGACAGCGATATTATGCGTGTAACTGGACATGCTTCCTCGGAGATGGTTTATGCTTACGATAAATCCGCTCGATCAGATAATGCCAGCAAAAAAGTTAACTTAATACCATAA
- a CDS encoding type IV toxin-antitoxin system AbiEi family antitoxin, which translates to MNNMKGRFLLSSNESFVEGNIYADRSSVILAWLLRIGIDKEKFSLRQVAKETGISLGLVQRVFSILVMHGFLQTEGVRTSKHFCMTKPEALLRSWLEQYSIVKKCKMWTYRSGFTDRDELLKVLKKSNLQSKTVLALHSAVEVHGCKNTNLTTLELYIKSRDVKKGLELLLELEPQERGYEVLLIEPYYKSFLKIEADQHLNSSPVLLTFLDLYHFPLRGLEQAEFMAERIPELKRIYRKG; encoded by the coding sequence ATGAACAATATGAAGGGTCGATTTTTACTAAGTTCAAATGAATCGTTTGTTGAAGGGAATATTTATGCTGATCGATCTTCTGTGATTCTAGCATGGTTACTTAGGATTGGAATCGATAAAGAAAAATTTTCTTTGCGACAAGTGGCTAAGGAGACAGGAATTAGTCTTGGACTAGTGCAGCGAGTATTTAGTATTCTTGTGATGCATGGCTTCCTGCAAACCGAAGGCGTGAGGACGTCGAAGCATTTTTGTATGACAAAACCGGAAGCTTTACTGAGGAGCTGGCTTGAACAATACAGTATCGTCAAAAAATGCAAAATGTGGACGTATCGTTCAGGGTTTACAGATCGAGATGAGCTTTTAAAGGTGCTTAAGAAGTCGAATCTACAATCCAAAACCGTTTTAGCTCTTCATTCTGCAGTAGAAGTGCATGGATGCAAAAACACCAATCTAACCACTCTTGAGCTATATATTAAGAGTCGAGATGTAAAGAAGGGGCTTGAACTGCTTCTGGAATTAGAGCCTCAAGAGAGAGGGTACGAGGTATTGCTGATTGAGCCTTATTATAAAAGTTTTCTAAAAATAGAAGCAGATCAACATCTCAATTCATCCCCTGTTTTATTGACGTTCTTGGATCTCTATCACTTCCCTTTGCGTGGATTAGAACAAGCGGAATTCATGGCAGAGCGCATACCTGAATTGAAACGGATTTATAGGAAGGGGTAG
- a CDS encoding ABC transporter permease produces MILLALKMLIGNKTSCLGVIFGIFLTTLLVSQQSAIFLGLLTRSYRMVTDIPAPNIWVTDPATESDDRVRSMPEGYLDIVRSTPGVDWAVPISRSNVSLITPSRTFEVCKLYGIDDATLIGAPVEIIEGNVKDLRREGAVIVDVYAAHSSLATITSEGKKRPLKISDEIEINNRRAVVVGICKITQGFYPQPILFSSYTQFKYFNPLIGDRIEFIVAKTNPNKSVEEVKQKINAHPNLNALTKEEFESKIIESFLKTGILINFGLSVALGIIIGFSIAGQIFYSMTLENLMYYALIKAVGGTKKMIFNMIIVQALLAGLIGFSLGIGATLLWGEAIQGTTLAFLFPWQLLLFTAVIVLLICFLTTMLCIRKVSTADSKVLMGN; encoded by the coding sequence ATGATTTTATTAGCCTTGAAAATGTTGATTGGAAATAAAACCTCTTGCTTGGGAGTTATTTTTGGAATTTTTCTCACAACCCTTCTTGTTTCTCAGCAATCAGCTATTTTTTTAGGACTACTCACTAGATCTTATCGAATGGTTACAGACATTCCTGCTCCAAATATTTGGGTGACTGATCCTGCAACTGAAAGCGATGACAGAGTAAGATCTATGCCCGAGGGATATTTAGATATTGTTCGAAGTACTCCTGGTGTAGATTGGGCAGTTCCTATTAGTCGCTCTAATGTTTCTTTAATCACTCCTAGTAGGACATTTGAAGTTTGTAAATTATATGGTATTGACGATGCAACTTTAATTGGTGCCCCGGTAGAAATAATTGAGGGTAACGTTAAAGATTTAAGACGAGAAGGAGCAGTGATTGTAGACGTATATGCGGCACATAGCTCTCTAGCCACCATAACGAGTGAAGGAAAAAAACGTCCATTAAAAATAAGCGATGAAATTGAAATCAACAACCGTCGAGCAGTCGTTGTAGGAATTTGTAAAATTACGCAAGGTTTTTATCCTCAGCCCATTTTATTTTCTTCCTACACTCAATTTAAATATTTCAATCCTCTTATAGGCGATAGAATTGAATTTATTGTCGCCAAAACAAATCCAAATAAAAGTGTCGAAGAAGTCAAACAAAAAATTAATGCTCATCCTAATTTAAATGCATTAACCAAAGAAGAATTCGAATCAAAAATCATTGAATCCTTCCTAAAAACAGGCATTTTAATTAATTTTGGTTTATCAGTAGCACTAGGAATCATCATTGGTTTTTCAATTGCAGGGCAAATTTTTTATAGTATGACGCTTGAAAACTTAATGTACTATGCTTTAATTAAAGCTGTGGGCGGAACAAAAAAAATGATTTTTAACATGATTATTGTGCAAGCTCTATTGGCTGGACTCATTGGTTTTTCCCTTGGCATAGGAGCTACCCTGCTTTGGGGAGAGGCTATTCAAGGAACTACCTTGGCTTTTTTATTTCCTTGGCAATTATTGCTGTTCACAGCGGTTATTGTTCTTTTAATCTGCTTTCTTACAACAATGTTATGCATTCGGAAGGTCTCAACAGCCGATTCTAAAGTGTTGATGGGTAATTAA
- a CDS encoding F-box protein: MQISLKSPIEALPEETKVAIFNHLKSPKDLAMASLVSKAWQQLAEDPSLWKAQFCRQWKKLIFSTRPTLNSNWKKIYKKKHQILKEVKRNKSTLCEDRCKHDTYQLPGFAAFSPISLKVEKKVAFIQVTPGTAQVYSLEEKGCQLVFDNLKDENSRLIHYLEGHMIQVTQEGSLYRWPLKEPFPSHPLSRVGNFEEAHVDQELLILVLPQRKQFAIFNIENGLKCYESPLFRFSIRSLDCRDNQILIQCEDGTLYFIKAIRKENASQNLEPILLDGLFLDPLSKELVQFDEKRVIILGKDAGKRLCTVWDAASGKKIFEDSLERESIFHLNSKSKCITASAYNGEKLAVGFDKGYVVFYEPTTGKKITMHPFGTSPVQFLNFDSDQEHCWVATNPYNLIECLNITDKPKKVGAFCPNRLIKVDIEGNLMGIYADERRLACCDKEGWLDVWDFAKTSLPTFPPLNFEI; this comes from the coding sequence ATGCAGATTTCTTTAAAATCCCCTATAGAAGCTTTACCTGAAGAAACAAAGGTTGCCATTTTTAATCATCTTAAGAGCCCAAAAGACCTTGCCATGGCTTCTTTAGTTAGTAAAGCCTGGCAACAGCTAGCAGAGGATCCCTCCCTATGGAAAGCCCAGTTTTGTCGCCAATGGAAAAAGTTGATATTCTCGACTCGCCCTACCTTAAATTCAAATTGGAAGAAAATTTATAAAAAAAAGCATCAAATTCTAAAAGAAGTCAAACGTAACAAATCCACATTATGTGAAGATCGATGTAAGCATGACACCTACCAATTACCCGGTTTTGCTGCATTCAGTCCTATTAGTTTGAAAGTAGAAAAAAAAGTGGCTTTCATCCAAGTCACTCCTGGGACTGCGCAAGTCTATTCTCTTGAGGAAAAAGGCTGTCAATTAGTTTTTGATAACTTAAAAGACGAAAACTCTCGTTTGATCCACTATCTGGAGGGACATATGATCCAAGTTACCCAAGAAGGGTCCCTCTATCGCTGGCCACTCAAAGAACCTTTTCCTTCGCACCCCTTAAGCAGGGTGGGAAATTTTGAGGAAGCCCATGTTGACCAAGAGTTGCTTATTTTAGTGTTGCCTCAGCGCAAGCAATTTGCCATTTTTAATATAGAAAATGGCTTAAAATGTTACGAATCTCCCCTTTTCCGCTTTTCCATCCGCTCGCTCGATTGTCGTGATAACCAAATTTTGATTCAATGTGAAGATGGCACGCTTTATTTTATCAAAGCTATTCGAAAAGAGAATGCCTCCCAAAATCTGGAACCGATTCTTTTGGACGGGCTCTTTTTAGATCCTCTTTCCAAAGAGCTAGTGCAATTTGATGAAAAGCGCGTCATTATTTTGGGGAAGGATGCGGGGAAACGCCTCTGTACAGTTTGGGATGCTGCTAGCGGAAAAAAAATCTTTGAGGATTCTCTTGAAAGAGAATCAATATTTCATCTCAACTCCAAATCTAAATGTATTACTGCTTCAGCCTATAATGGCGAAAAACTCGCTGTGGGTTTTGACAAGGGGTATGTTGTTTTTTATGAACCCACTACTGGAAAAAAGATTACAATGCACCCTTTTGGTACTTCTCCTGTCCAGTTCCTTAACTTCGACAGCGATCAAGAACATTGCTGGGTGGCCACTAATCCTTACAATTTAATTGAGTGCTTAAATATCACAGATAAGCCTAAAAAAGTGGGAGCTTTTTGCCCTAATAGGCTAATAAAAGTAGATATAGAAGGTAATTTAATGGGTATTTATGCAGATGAGCGTCGCTTAGCTTGCTGCGATAAAGAAGGGTGGTTGGATGTTTGGGACTTTGCTAAGACTTCTCTTCCCACCTTCCCACCCTTAAACTTTGAAATTTAG
- a CDS encoding GSU2403 family nucleotidyltransferase fold protein produces the protein MDLKQEDLVISEFLQSMGPWKEVIVIGGGYALIIYKLYLADQQLGNPPIGTRDIDSLIPRKVPSISKKNISKHLEEAGFTQLFKDLDQPATESYVKEINGLEVEIEFLTDSAARNDKHKNVLIAGVVAQPLSYLTLSLQMTSEFKTYSGESGWVVSPGAWMFHKGLTFTRRKSASKIHKDLYGIWYVATQLGDFSEAAIMKLLFLGSQHPKWFKTLRDNLRNWMSNATPLEWAKLEAQDPYGKLKRLNFERFTKRILQDG, from the coding sequence GTGGACTTAAAACAAGAAGATTTGGTGATTTCAGAATTTTTGCAATCGATGGGTCCGTGGAAAGAAGTCATTGTGATCGGAGGTGGATACGCTCTCATCATTTACAAGCTATATCTAGCAGATCAACAATTAGGCAATCCTCCTATTGGAACGAGAGATATCGATTCGCTCATTCCTCGCAAAGTCCCGTCAATTTCAAAAAAGAACATTTCAAAACATCTTGAGGAAGCTGGATTTACTCAATTATTCAAAGATTTGGATCAGCCTGCTACCGAAAGCTATGTCAAAGAAATCAATGGTTTAGAGGTGGAAATCGAATTTCTGACCGATTCTGCTGCGCGTAACGACAAACATAAAAACGTTTTAATTGCCGGCGTTGTGGCACAACCACTCAGCTATCTCACTTTAAGTTTACAGATGACCAGTGAATTCAAGACGTACTCAGGAGAATCTGGATGGGTGGTATCTCCAGGAGCTTGGATGTTTCATAAAGGACTCACCTTTACAAGGCGTAAAAGCGCCTCAAAAATCCATAAGGATCTTTATGGGATTTGGTATGTAGCAACCCAATTGGGAGATTTTTCGGAAGCTGCAATAATGAAATTACTTTTTCTCGGATCTCAGCATCCAAAATGGTTTAAGACATTGCGAGATAATTTGCGAAATTGGATGAGCAATGCTACCCCGTTAGAATGGGCTAAGCTGGAAGCTCAAGATCCTTATGGAAAATTAAAGAGGTTAAATTTTGAGCGATTCACAAAAAGAATCCTACAAGATGGATAG